A genomic segment from Deinococcus sp. YIM 77859 encodes:
- a CDS encoding acyl-CoA acyltransferase: MRALEDVQVQAWGYSDREVLPATMFRIGAHTGAVVLAAYPLDDPQRPFGLAYGFPALRGGQLWHHSHLLAVHPDWRGCGAAVALKLAQRARALAQGLTRMTWTFDPLVARNARLNLGKLGARAVSYHPEWYALGPSRERAFPADRLMIEWDLTRPHAERPAPPPQGERVLEAAGTAPGPVTLAQEAPKLLAEVPTQAEQLSEEDRLKWRYALREALGTYLGRGYAVTDFAREGDRAFYVLTRSP; the protein is encoded by the coding sequence ATGCGCGCGCTGGAGGACGTACAGGTGCAGGCCTGGGGCTACAGTGACCGGGAAGTCCTGCCGGCCACCATGTTCCGCATCGGGGCCCATACCGGCGCGGTGGTGTTGGCGGCCTATCCCCTGGACGACCCGCAACGTCCCTTTGGTCTGGCCTACGGCTTCCCGGCCCTGCGGGGAGGACAGCTCTGGCATCACTCGCACCTGCTGGCGGTGCATCCCGACTGGCGCGGGTGTGGAGCGGCGGTGGCGCTCAAGCTCGCGCAGCGGGCGCGGGCCCTCGCGCAGGGCCTGACGCGCATGACCTGGACCTTTGACCCCCTCGTCGCGCGCAATGCCCGACTCAACCTGGGCAAGCTGGGAGCGCGGGCGGTGAGTTACCACCCCGAGTGGTATGCCCTGGGCCCGTCGCGCGAGAGGGCCTTTCCTGCTGACCGCCTGATGATCGAGTGGGACTTGACGCGGCCCCACGCCGAGCGCCCCGCCCCGCCGCCACAGGGGGAGCGGGTGCTGGAAGCGGCGGGCACCGCGCCCGGCCCGGTCACCCTCGCCCAGGAAGCCCCCAAGCTGCTGGCGGAGGTACCCACCCAGGCCGAGCAGCTCTCAGAGGAGGACCGGCTGAAGTGGCGCTATGCCCTGCGAGAGGCGCTGGGCACGTACCTGGGCCGCGGCTACGCCGTCACCGACTTCGCACGGGAGGGCGACCGGGCCTTTTACGTGCTGACCCGGTCCCCATGA
- a CDS encoding acyl-CoA-binding protein: MQVLQEAFEQAQKDVQGLSRKPGNEVLLRLYALYKQGTVGDVTGDRPGGFDFVGGAKYDAWASLRGLSREAARREYVHLVETLKTRG, translated from the coding sequence ATGCAGGTTCTTCAGGAAGCGTTCGAGCAGGCGCAGAAAGACGTTCAGGGGCTCTCCCGCAAGCCGGGGAACGAGGTTCTCCTCAGGCTGTACGCGCTGTACAAGCAGGGTACGGTGGGAGACGTGACCGGTGACCGCCCCGGCGGCTTTGATTTCGTGGGCGGGGCCAAGTATGACGCCTGGGCAAGCTTGCGTGGCCTGAGCCGCGAGGCAGCGCGGCGCGAGTACGTCCATCTGGTGGAAACCCTCAAGACCCGCGGCTGA
- the menC gene encoding o-succinylbenzoate synthase, with the protein MFRIEAAEILLVRLPLKFRFETSFGVQTEKLVPLLILRGDGVQGLSEGTMEAAPMYREETIVGALNLLREVFLPRVLGRTFANPEALEAALGGFRGNRMARAMVEMAAWDLWARTLGVPLGTLLGGYKREVEVGVSLGIQADETATVDVVRRHVEQGYCRIKLKIKPGWDVQPVRAVREAFPGIRLTVDANSAYTLADSGRLAALDAYSLTYIEQPLAWDDLVDHAELQRRLTTPLCLDESVASAGDARKGLALGAGRVINIKVARVGGHAEARRVHDVAQAFGAPVWCGGMLESGVGRAHNIHLSTLPGFTLPGDTSSASRYWETDVVNEPLEATDGVMPVPPGPGIGVTLNRDFVGRRAELQEEYRA; encoded by the coding sequence ATGTTCAGAATCGAGGCTGCCGAAATTCTGCTTGTCCGCCTGCCCCTGAAGTTCCGCTTCGAGACGAGTTTCGGCGTGCAGACCGAGAAGCTGGTGCCGCTGCTCATCCTGCGTGGAGACGGCGTCCAGGGTCTTTCGGAGGGGACGATGGAGGCTGCGCCGATGTACCGTGAAGAAACGATCGTGGGCGCGCTCAACCTGCTGCGCGAGGTGTTCTTGCCGCGTGTTCTGGGACGTACCTTTGCCAACCCGGAGGCGCTGGAGGCCGCGCTCGGGGGATTTCGGGGAAACCGGATGGCGCGGGCCATGGTGGAAATGGCTGCCTGGGACCTGTGGGCACGAACGCTGGGTGTGCCGCTGGGAACGCTGCTGGGCGGGTACAAGCGGGAAGTCGAAGTCGGCGTGAGCCTGGGCATTCAGGCGGACGAGACCGCCACAGTGGACGTCGTACGGCGGCATGTCGAGCAGGGCTACTGCCGCATCAAGCTAAAGATCAAGCCCGGCTGGGATGTGCAGCCGGTTCGGGCGGTCCGAGAGGCTTTTCCTGGCATCCGTCTAACCGTGGACGCCAACAGCGCCTACACCCTGGCGGACTCTGGGCGCCTCGCCGCGCTCGACGCCTATAGCCTGACGTATATCGAGCAGCCGCTGGCCTGGGATGACCTCGTGGACCATGCGGAACTGCAGCGCCGCCTGACAACGCCGCTTTGCCTGGATGAGAGCGTGGCCAGCGCAGGAGACGCCCGCAAGGGCCTCGCGCTGGGGGCAGGCCGCGTGATCAACATCAAGGTGGCGCGGGTGGGCGGACACGCGGAGGCGCGGCGGGTCCACGACGTTGCTCAGGCCTTTGGCGCCCCGGTGTGGTGCGGCGGCATGCTGGAAAGCGGCGTGGGCCGCGCCCACAACATCCATCTCTCGACACTGCCGGGGTTTACCCTACCCGGCGATACCAGCAGTGCCAGCCGCTACTGGGAGACGGACGTGGTCAACGAGCCGCTGGAGGCGACGGACGGCGTCATGCCGGTGCCCCCAGGGCCGGGCATTGGGGTCACGCTCAACCGGGACTTTGTGGGGCGGAGAGCAGAGTTGCAAGAGGAGTACCGGGCTTGA